The Candidatus Tumulicola sp. genome contains a region encoding:
- a CDS encoding alkaline phosphatase family protein — MDRKFVVAILVVAGALAAGCSSPLSSTPNAPGYSVGRFGNHLGGSTPIQHVIIIMQENRSFNNLFYGFPGAETAGSGMGHGKRYKLQETPLTWPYEMTHSHAEFLEDYDQGKSDGFDGYIVYNKDSGSVCTKVNAYNEPQCWVISKNEKFKQMAFSYVQRSDIQPYWTMAEEYALGDRTFASNNGPTFPSHQYMVAGQSGHATEVPGGAQWGCNAHDKSTTVNLLAYGQATPPVFSKLTGYEIPGPFPCFTYATIAGNLDAAGVTWRYYAQKADSGSNLDPFEANNPIWTGPDRANIISPDTVVLKDIASGNLANVSWVTPSGHKSDHPGEVPGNLGPSWVASIVNAVGESQYWNSTAIIIMWDEWGGWFDPVRPKQYEDPETRAYEGLGYRVPVIVVSPYAKAGYVSHQQHEIASTARFIEETFGLPFIGSRHKYADQRADGFDDMFDFTQQPIPFVPIQSSEDARYFLTHSDNTPGDTY; from the coding sequence ATGGACCGAAAATTTGTCGTCGCGATCCTCGTTGTCGCTGGCGCACTTGCTGCGGGCTGTAGTTCGCCGCTTTCCTCGACGCCAAACGCGCCTGGTTACTCCGTCGGACGCTTCGGCAACCATTTAGGCGGTTCCACGCCGATTCAACACGTCATCATCATCATGCAGGAGAACCGCAGCTTCAATAATTTATTCTACGGTTTTCCGGGCGCGGAAACGGCCGGAAGTGGCATGGGCCACGGTAAGCGGTATAAGCTTCAAGAGACACCGCTTACCTGGCCGTATGAAATGACCCATTCACACGCCGAGTTTCTCGAAGACTACGATCAGGGTAAGAGCGACGGTTTCGATGGCTACATCGTCTACAACAAAGACTCTGGTTCGGTATGCACCAAGGTCAACGCATACAACGAACCGCAATGCTGGGTGATCTCGAAGAACGAAAAGTTCAAACAGATGGCATTCTCGTATGTGCAGCGCTCCGACATTCAACCGTACTGGACAATGGCCGAAGAATACGCGCTTGGCGACAGAACGTTTGCCTCCAATAACGGCCCGACGTTTCCTTCCCATCAGTACATGGTCGCCGGTCAATCCGGCCACGCAACCGAGGTGCCCGGGGGGGCGCAGTGGGGCTGCAACGCTCACGACAAGTCGACAACCGTCAATTTGCTTGCTTACGGCCAAGCGACGCCGCCCGTTTTTTCAAAGTTGACCGGTTACGAGATTCCCGGACCGTTTCCGTGCTTCACGTATGCAACGATCGCCGGCAATCTCGACGCCGCCGGCGTTACATGGCGATACTACGCGCAGAAGGCAGACTCGGGGAGCAACCTGGATCCATTCGAAGCCAATAACCCGATCTGGACTGGGCCCGATCGAGCGAACATCATTTCGCCCGACACGGTGGTGCTCAAGGATATTGCAAGCGGTAATTTAGCCAATGTGTCGTGGGTCACACCCAGCGGGCATAAGTCCGATCACCCGGGGGAGGTGCCGGGTAACTTAGGTCCGTCTTGGGTTGCATCGATCGTCAACGCCGTCGGTGAGAGCCAGTATTGGAACAGCACCGCGATCATTATCATGTGGGATGAGTGGGGCGGTTGGTTCGATCCGGTTCGTCCGAAACAATACGAGGATCCCGAGACCAGGGCGTATGAAGGTCTCGGCTATCGCGTCCCAGTTATCGTCGTATCGCCGTACGCAAAGGCGGGATACGTTTCACACCAGCAACACGAGATCGCAAGCACGGCGCGGTTTATCGAAGAAACGTTTGGCTTACCATTCATCGGCTCGCGACATAAGTACGCGGACCAACGGGCCGATGGATTCGACGATATGTTCGATTTTACACAGCAGCCGATCCCGTTCGTGCCTATTCAGTCAAGTGAAGACGCCCGGTACTTCCTGACACACTCGGATAATACGCCGGGAGACACCTACTAA
- a CDS encoding DapH/DapD/GlmU-related protein: MIDQPWIEREVHIGADVWIGANAVVLPGVTIGDHSIIAAGAIVTKDVAPYSVVGGVPARVIMSR; the protein is encoded by the coding sequence ATGATCGACCAACCGTGGATTGAGCGCGAGGTACATATCGGAGCGGACGTTTGGATCGGCGCGAACGCCGTCGTTCTGCCGGGCGTCACGATCGGCGACCATAGCATCATTGCAGCCGGCGCTATCGTCACCAAAGATGTTGCGCCGTATTCGGTGGTCGGCGGAGTTCCGGCGAGAGTGATCATGTCGCGCTAG